In Cicer arietinum chloroplast, complete genome, the DNA window TGGGCGAACGACGGGAATTGAACCCGCGCATGGTGGATTCACAATCCACTGCCTTGATCCACTTGGCTACATTCGCCCTATACTCTATATAAATTACATAACTTTTTATACCTTTTCATTATCTTTTTTTCTTCTTTTCTAAGTTCTTACGCGTCTTTTAAAATACGATAAAATAAGAAAACATTCATTTGTTTTTTTTTCTTTATTTATTTTACAAAGAAGAATGTTAAAGAATATTTTAATTCATAAATAATTTATGAATTTATGTATATGTATACAGAAAGTATATAGAAAGTATAAAGAAAAAGACTACTAACAAAAAAAAGTAAAGGGGTAAAGGGGGGAGTAATCTCAACATTGTTGAGATTACCCCCCCCTTATACTTTTAAAAACTCGTATCCTTCTTAAAAACTAAAATATTATCCATTTATAGATGGAGCCTCGACCGCAGCTAAGTCTAGAGGGAAATTATGAGCATTACGTTCATGCATAACTTCCATACCAAGGTTAGCACGGTTAATAATATCAGCCCAGGTATTAATTACACGACCTTGACTATCAACTACGGATTGGTTAAAATTGAAACCATTTAAATTGAAAGCCATAGTGCTGATACCTAACGCGGTAAACCAGATACCTACTACAGGCCAAGCAGCTAGAAAGAAATGTAAAGAACGAGAATTGTTGAAACTCGCATATTGGAAGATCAATCGGCCAAAATAACCATGAGCAGCTACAATATTATAGGTTTCTTCCTCTTGACCGAATCTGTAACCTTCATTAGCAGATTCATTTTCTGTGGTTTCCCTGATCAAACTAGAAGTTACCAAGGAACCGTGCATAGCACTGAATAGGGAGCCGCCGAATACACCAGCTACACCTAACATGTGAAATGGGTGCATAAGAATATTATGCTCAGCCTGAAATACAATCATAAAGTTGAAAGTACCAGAAATTCCTAGAGGCATACCATCTGAAAAACTTCCTTGACCTATTGGGTAGATCAAGAAAACAGCAGTAGCAGCTGCAACAGGAGCTGAATATGCAACAGCAATCCAAGGGCGCATACCCAGACGAAAACTAAGTTCCCACTCACGACCCATGTAACAAGCTACACCAAGTAAGAAGTGTAGAACAATTAGTTCATATGGACCGCCATTGTATAACCATTCATCAACGGATGCAGCTTCCCATATTGGATAAAAGTGCAAACCAATAGCCGCAGAAGTAGGAATAATGGCACCAGAAATAATATTGTTTCCATAAAGTAGAGATCCAGAAACAGGCTCACGAATACCATCAATATCTACTGGAGGGGCAGCAATGAAAGCGATAATAAATACAGAAGTTGCGGTCAATAAGGTAGGGATCATCAAAACACCAAACCATCCAATGTAAAGACGGTTTTCAGTGCTGGTTATCCAGTTACAGAAGCGACCCCATAGGTTTTCGCTATCGCGTCTCTCTAAAATTGCAGTCATGGTAAAATCTCGGTTTATTTAAATTTAATTATCAGGGACTCCCAAGCACACGAATTATCTATAACTAGATAATAAAGGGCTTGTTATTCAACAGTATAACATGACTTATATACTGGTGTCAACCAATACCAATATCCATTGTATGCTGTTATTCATCTAGATTCATACTAATTTCCCTTTTTTTTACCTCATTTCATCATTCATTCAAAAAAAAGAGAAAAAGGTTTTCTAGATTTTTTATAGATATGACTTGGCTATGATATCGAATAGCCATATATTAATTCTTTCGCTATATTAATTCTACTTTTAGAATTATAATGGGTTGCCCGGGACTCGAACCCGGAACTAGTCGGATGGAGTAGAAAATTCATTGTTTAATGAAATAATACAATAAAAAATCCCTCCCCAAGCCGTGCGTGCATTTTTCATTGCACACGGCTTTCCCTATGTATACATCTAAACCTGAGTTATTTCCCCAGAAGAGGAATTTTGAAACTCAACTCTTATTACATGAACATTTCATAATCCTTTCCATATTCTACAATACAAATTGTAGATATAGACTATTAAGTATCATAACATAACCAATCATTCATGATTGACCAGATCGTTGCTGAAAAGAATATCCAAATACCAAATACGATTTATCCTATTTCTATGTAACCTCTGTAAAGTAGAAGAATCTCTTGGAAAAATAAAAGAAAGAATCTCTTCTTCCTCTGTAAAGAATTCTTCCAATAATTCTTCTGAACCTGATCTTTTCAAAAAAGCGCGTACAGTACTTTTGTGTTTACAAGCCAAAGTTTTAATACAAGAAAGCCGAAGTATATATTTTATTTGATACAAACTTTTTTTTTTTGAGGATCCATTGTAATAATGAGAAAGATTTCTGCATATTCGCAAAAATCGGTCAATAATATCCAAATCGGATGAATCGGCCCAGACCGGCTTACTAATGGGATGCCCTAATACATTACAAAATTTCCCTTTAGCCAATGATCTAATTAGAGGAATAATTGGAACTATTATATCTAGTTTTTTTCTAACAATTTCGATTAGAAATGTATTTTGCAGCATGTGACTCCGTACCACTGAACGATTTAGCCGCACATTTGAAAAATAGCCTAAAAGCTGAAATGAATGTTGGGATAATTGGTTTATCTTAATCGTTCCTGGTTGAGACCAAACATCAAAAAAACATTGCCATAAATGGAGAAAATAATGTTTCCATTTATTCATCAAAATAGGCGCATTCCTTGAAGCCAGAATGGATTTTCCTTGATATCTAACATAATGAATGAGAGGATCCTTGAAGAATTTTAAAGTATATGGAAAATCCTTAGCAAAAACTTCTACAAGATGTTCTCTTTTTGCATAAAAAAAAATTCGCTCAAAAAAAACGCTAAAAGATTTTAATCGTAAATGAGAGGATTTATTACGTAGAAAAAGGAAGATAGATTCATATTCCCATACATAAAAATTATAGAGGAACAAGAATAATCTTGGATTACTTTTTGAAAAAGTATAAATCGATTTTTTGGTAGTAATAAAACTATTCCAATTACAAAAATTATAAACAAACAACCGTAATAAATGAAAAAAAGGGGCATCTTTCACCCAGTATCGAAGGATTTGAACTAAGATTTCCAGATGGATAGGATAGGGTATTCTTATATCTGACACATAATTTAAATATGTAAATTTATCCTCCAAAAAGGGAAAAACGGAATGAATTGATCGCAAATTTTTATAAGATTTTATAATTTCTGATTCCTTTAAGGAAGAGCCAGATTGTAGGAAAAATGGGATTTCCACGACGATGGCAAAACCCTCTGATATTATTTGAGAATTAAAATTCTTATTATATCCCCAAAATGGATTTTTGTTAGAATCATTAGCCGAAATGATCAAATGATTCTGTTGATACATTCGACTAATTAAACGTTTTACAATTAGTAAACTATATTTACTGTCATAACCTAAATTTTCCACAAAACTGGATCTTTTAAAATTTTGACTATAAGCAAGTCCATAAATATACTCCCGGAAAATAAGTGGGTATAGGAAGTCCTGTTGGCGAGATCTAGCTCGTTCTAAATATACTTGATATTCCTTCATTTTATAAATTCTATTTGGTCAAAGGATCCGAGATTCATTGGATTATCAAATGATACATAGTGCGATACAGTCAAAACAAGGTATTCTATCTAGATAGATATTTGAATTCAAATAAAAAAACAAATATGAATAGATACCTAGAAAACAAGTAAAACCCATCAATGGACTATCTACCCTCGCTTGTTCCATCTAATTGTTCTAGGATAACAAGCTAGTTAGAAATCCTTTATTTTTTGGACCAATCGCTCTTTTGATTTTGGAAAAAAAAAATATCTTTATCAATATACTCTTTCTTCTACACATTTATCGCTATCCCATAACATAATGGAAAATCGCTAATAATTAGGACTCATAACAAAAACCCTTAATCCATTCGTGGGAAGGAAAAGCTTTTTCCACAGCAAGCACTAATTGTTTTTTAACGTATAATTAGATGTGGTAATCATTCAAATAAAAAATGAAAGCTCGTTGCTTTTTGTTTCCCTATAATTGGAGCAGCTAAGCTCTATCCTTTTATTAATTCAACCCAACTGAATTCTTTTGTTCCCAGCCAACAATTCAAACAAAAATTTGGGCCGGGTCCAAAAATTTTTAGAATTCGCCATTGATACGACATGCTGCTTTTTCCATTCATTCCTTTCTGGATCAGTCGTGGTCTTACAAACCCTACCGATGGTATGGATGAACCAATTAGTTCATAGAAATGTGTAAAAAATGGAGTCGCACTTAAAAGCCGAGTACTCTACCATTGAGTTAGCAACCCTAATGAAATAAAAAAAAGATGTGTATATCCAATCGCAATAAAAAAAAAGATGGAACTCTCTAATAAAATATTCTATTAAATTACAAAAAAAAAAATGATAATAAAAAATAATAGACCACTTCTTTGTCTATAACTATCGTTATAAATTATAGTAAAAAATTAGTTTATACATACCTTTTTTTTATTTCTATTTTTCTTTCAATAAAAAAACTTCTTGTTTGTATCAAACAAAATACAACGAATCCGCCATTTTTGGATGAAGTACAAAAAATCTATGTAACATCAGTCAATTGATCCATTGATCCATTTATTCACGATCGGATTATATTTGTTTGATACACTGTTGTCAATATTAGTGTTGAAAAAAGAATAAAATCGAGAAAACAAATAAAAACAATATTTATATTCGAATTTTAAAATAAAAAAGATTTCTATTTAATTGCTTTTATTATCCTATATCAATTAGTATGTTATTATTTATAATTATTAAATAAAATTATAAATTCTATAATCCGAAAGATCCATAGGATTCATTATGGATACAACAAGTATCTTTGTATTGTGTATTCGGCTCAATCCTTTTAGTAAAAGATTGGGCCGAGTTTAATTGAAATTAATAGAACAAATGGTAATTACTGGATTACAAAGTATCCATTGCTTCGAATTCGAATTTGATCTCTTTCCATACTTCACAAGCAGCAGCTAATTCAGGACTCCATTTTGCAGCGTCACGGATAATTTCATTACCCTCACGAGCAAGATCACGTCCCTCATTACGAGCTTGTACACATGCTTCTAGAGCTACTCGATTAGCTACGGCACCCGGTGCATTTCCCCAAGGGTGTCCTAAAGTTCCTCCACCGAATTGGAGTACGGAATCATCTCCAAAGATCTCGGTCAAAGCAGGCATATGCCAAACGTGAATACCCCCTGAAGCAACAGGCAGAACACCCGGTAAAGAAACCCAATCCTGAGTGAAATAAATACCGCGACTTCTATCTTTTTCAACAAAATCATCACGTAGTAAATCAACAAAACCTAAAGTAATTTCCCTTTCTCCTTCAAGTTTACCTACTACAGTACCAGAGTGAATATGATCTCCACCAGACAAACGTAACGCTTTAGCTAATACACGAAAGTGCATACCATGATTTTTCTGTCTATCGATAACTGCATGCATTGCACGGTGGATATGAAGAAGTAGACCATTATCGCGACAATAGTGAGACAAGCTAGTATTTGCAGTGAAGCCCCCTGTTAAGTAGTCATGCATTACGATAGGAACGCCCAATTCTCTCGCAAACACAGCTCTTTTTATCATTTCTTCACATGTGCCCGCAGTAGCATTCAAATAATGTCCTTTAATTTCACCTGTTTCAGCCTGTGATTTATAAATTGCTTCTGCACAAAATAAGAAACGGTCTCTCCAACGCATAAATGGTTGGGAGTTCACATTTTCATCATCTTTGGTAAAATCAAGTCCCCCGCGCAGACATTCATAAACTGCTCTACCATAATTCTTAGCGGATAAACCTAATTTAGGTTTAATAGTACATCCCAATAGTGGACGACCATACTTGTTCAATTTATCTCTCTCAACTTGGATTCCGTGAGGAGGGCCTTGGAAAGTTTTAACATAAGCATTAGGAATTCGCAAATCTTCCAGACGTAGAGCGCGCAAGGCCTTGAAACCAAATACATTACCTACAATAGAGGTAAACATGTTCGTAACAGAACCTTCTTCAAAAAGGTCTAAGGGATAAGCTACATAAGCAATAAATTGACTTTCTTCTCCTGGAACCGGCTCGATGTGGTAGCATCGTCCTTTATAACGATCAAGACTGGTAAGTCCATCGGTCCACACAGTTGTCCATGTCCCAGTGGAAGATTCGGCAGCTACCGCAGCACCTGCTTCTTCAGGCGGGACTCCAGGTTGAGGAGTTACTCGAAATGCTGCCAAGATATCAGTATCTTTGGTTTCATAGTCGGGAGTATAATAAGTCAATTTATAATCTTTAACACCAGCTTTGAACCCAACACTTGCTTTAGTTTCTGTTTGTGGTGACATACATCCCCCTTACAACTCATGAATTAAGAATTCTAGCAACAATAAGGTCTACTCGACCTAACTTGCGAGTTGGGTTAATAAAACATTTCATAAATGATCCATGAACTAATATTATCACTTAATCCGACTGGTTGATTATGAAATTGAACCATGATATTTGATTTGGCAAATACATCATTATTCTATACTCTTTCATATGTATGGCGCAACCCAATCCTTTTTTTTTTTCAAATTTGGAGTCTCTTATTTTTTTTTTATTTTTGAATGGAATTTTCTAATTGAAATAATAAGAAATTTACTCTTGACCTTGACAGTGATATATGTTGTATATGTAAATCCTAGATATAAAAATAGGCATAATTTGCCCACGAAAAGAAAAATCGGTAAAAAAATATCCTAAGTATAAATTCTATGCTGAGGAAATATAAAATAAGGACCAATGAGATAGAAAAACTGAATCGTAAACAAAGTTTAGGTTCGAATTCCATAGAGAATATAGATAGTATTGTCTATAATCTATAATGTATATCTATAATTTTTAATGATAAACAAACGAAACACTTTCAAAAGATGATTTCATCCAATTGAACTTTTCATAATGACTGGGTTGACCTTGAAAATTCAATCATTGAAATTGAATTGAAAAACAATTGAATTGGTTGGATGGTATTAAGAAAATAGATTATTAACTTACATTTCGTATTTTTTTTAATCTTAAAAAAATTAACCGATCAACTTGCTTTGTTATCGAACACTTTTTTCTTGATTTCAATTTTTTTTTTTGAAAAAAAAAAACGGATAGATATATTTTAATATGAAAATAACTCCTACCACTTCTGATACTGAGGTTTCTGCACTTGAAAAAAAAAATCTGGGACGTGTCGTCCAAATAATAGGTCCGGTACTAGATGTTGTTTTTCCACCAGGGAAGATGCCTAATATTTACAACGCTCTGATAGTTCAAGGTCGAGATACTGTTGGCCAACAAATTAACGTAACTTGTGAAGTACAGCAATTATTAGGAAATAATCGAATTAGAGCTGTAGCTATGAGTGCTACAGATGGGTTAAAGAGGGGGATGGAAGTTATTGACACGGGAGCTCCTCTAAGTGTTCCAGTCGGCGGAGCAACTCTAGGGCGAATTTTCAACGTACTTGGAGAGCCTATTGATAATTTAGGTCCTGTAGATACTCGCACAACATCTCCTATTCATAGATCTGCGCCTGCCTTTATACAGTTAGATACAAAATTATCCATTTTTGAAACAGGTATTAAAGTAGTAGATCTTTTAGCTCCTTATCGGCGTGGCGGAAAAATAGGACTTTTTGGTGGAGCTGGGGTAGGTAAAACAGTACTCATTATGGAATTGATCAATAACATTGCCAAAGCTCATGGAGGTGTATCCGTATTTGGCGGAGTAGGTGAACGTACTCGTGAGGGAAACGATCTTTATATGGAAATGAAAGAATCTGGAGTAATTAATGAAAAAAATATTGCGGAATCAAAAGTAGCTCTAGTCTACGGTCAAATGAATGAACCGCCCGGAGCTCGTATGAGAGTTGGTTTAACTGCCCTAACTATGGCGGAATATTTCCGAGATGTCAATGAACAAGACGTACTTTTATTTATCGACAATATCTTCCGCTTTGTCCAAGCAGGATCCGAAGTATCCGCCTTATTGGGCCGAATGCCTTCTGCTGTGGGTTATCAACCCACCCTGGGTACTGAAATGGGTTCTTTACAAGAAAGAATTACTTCTACCAAAGAAGGGTCTATAACTTCTATTCAAGCAGTTTATGTACCTGCAGACGATTTGACCGATCCTGCTCCTGCCACGACATTTGCACATTTGGATGCTACTACAGTACTATCAAGAGGATTAGCTGCCAAAGGTATCTATCCAGCAGTAGATCCTTTAGATTCAACGTCAACTATGCTCCAACCTCGGATCGTTGGTGAAGAACATTATGAAACTGCGCAAAGAGTTAAAGAAACTTTACAACGTTACAAAGAACTTCAGGATATTATAGCTATTCTTGGGTTGGACGAATTATCCGAAGAGGATCGCTTAACCGTAGCAAGAGCACGAAAAATTGAACGTTTCTTATCACAACCATTTTTCGTAGCAGAAGTATTTACAGGTTCGCCAGGGAAATATGTCGCGCTAGAAGAAACAATTAGAGGGTTTAAATTGATTCTTTCTGGAGAATTAGATAGTCTTCCCGAACAAGCGTTTTATTTGGTGGGTAATATCGATGAAGCTACTGCGAAGGCTGCGAACTTAACTTAGAAATGGAGAGAAAATTGAAAAAATGACTTTAAATCTTTGTGTACTGACCCCCAATCGAATTGTTTGGGATTCAGAAGTGAAAGAAATTATTTTATCTACTAATAGTGGACAAATTGGAGTATTAAAAAACCATGCGCCTATTGCAACAGCTGTAGATATAGGTATTTTGAGAATACGCCTTAACGACCAATGGGTAACTATGGCTCTGATGGGCGGTTTTGCTAGAATAGGCAATAACGAGATCACAATTTTAGTAAATGATGCAGAAAAGGGTAGTGACATTGATCCACAAGAAGCACAACAAACTCTTAAAATAGCGGAAGCTAACTTGAATAAGGCTGAAGGCAAGAGACAAACAATTGAGGCAAATCTAGCTCTCAGACGAGCTAGGACACGAGTTGAGGCTATCATATCAATATGACTCGTAACAAGTTTGTGCAGCCAAATAATTTAAAATTGAAAAAAAAAAAAAAAATAGATAGAATAGGAAAAGATAGAAAATTACAATAAAATTAAAAAAAGTGAGTAGACCAACTTATTAGATACCAGAATCAATGGTATCTAATAAGTTCTACCTATACCTTACCTACTATTGGATTTGAACCAATGACTCCTGCCGTATGAAAGCAATACTCTAACCACTGAGTTAAGTAGGTCATTTTTCATACTAAATAAAAAAAAAAAAATAACTATCTATCAGATCAATGGATTATAAATGTAATATTACTTATAAGCAATACCAACGCAATATCAATCAACGAGATTGGATCATGTAATATTTATCTTGACAATAATTTATTTATCGAATATGATAAAATATGTATCAAAAGGGCTATAGCTCAGTTAGGTAGAGCACCTCGTTTACACACGCGCCAATGTTTTTTCATAGGAGTCCATCATGTAATTAAAAGAGTTGATCTTATTGAGAAATCGATGTCTTACTCCGGGAACAAAATAAGAGAACAATAGCCTGACAAAGGATTTAGACGTCAAATGGAATCCATAATGGATTTGAGATATTGATAAGGTGAATACTTAATCTATTCAATGCTAGGCATAATGAGTCTAGGGACCTCAAAATAATTCTCTTCTCTTCCTATCTTATGAACTTTAAGGTGTATGAAGTTTCATTTCCTATTTGATATTTTTATTTTAGTAGGTTGATAGAGAGTCCATTTAACTTAAGTTGATCCAGGCCAGAAGCAAACCTACGTCAGGATAACCTTCTTCTTTGAAAAACTTTGGTAGTGCTCTTCGATTTTAATCTAAATAAGAAATCAGAGCACAGGGAGTCATTTCCTTTTTCTTTCCAGAAAGAAAAAAGATGGTAGACTAATTGATATTTCTATCAGTTAATGAAAAAGCCCAATGCAAAAAAAATGCACGTTGGGTCTTTAAAACAATTCAAATCATTTTGATAATAATAGTTTGATCTGTTTTACCGAGAAGGTCTACGGTTCGAGTCCGTATAGCCCTAATATTCCTACGGATACTACTCAGATTTAGATTTAGTATCTAATATCTGTCATTACAAATATATTCGATTTCGATATACTATTATAATAGTATTAAATAGTATATCGAATATTAAATATGTAATAGTATAGTATAAATAGACTATAAATACTTTTAGTAGTAGAAAGAATGAATCCATTTCTATTCGAATAGATTACTATACTAATAATAAAAGTATTATACTTAGATACTAGTCTCCATTTTTTTAGAAATAAAAAAAATAATGTAAACTTAATACAATACAAAGCATTTCTATTTATATTACTATTAATTAATCTAATAATTTGAAAATTTCAATTTAAATCGACTAAGAATTAATATGAATCCGGTATATTTTCCACATTCATGGGAGTACTTTTATGTTTTTGCTTTATGAATATGATATTTTTTGGACATTTCTAATAATATCGATCTTGATTCCTATTTTAGCATTTCTAATTTCTGGAATTTTAGCTCCGATTAGAAAAGGACCAGAAAAACTTTCTAGTTATGAATCCGGAATAGAACCGATGGGCGATGCTTGGTTACAATTTCAAATCCGTTATTATATGTTTGCTCTAGTTTTTGTTGTTTTTGATGTTGAAACGGTCTTTCTTTACCCATGGGCAATGAGTTTTGATGTATTGGGGGTATCCGTATTTATAGAAGCTTTAATCTTTGTGCTTATCCTAATTGTTGGTTCAGTTTATGCATGGCGAAAGGGAGCATTAGAATGGTCTTAATTCTTGAATATTTAGACAATTAAACAAAACATTGAGACAGTTATGAATTCCATTGAGTTTCCCGTACTTGATCAAAAAACCAAAAATTCAGTAATTTCTACAACATTAAATGATCTTTCAAATTGGTCAAGACTATCCAGTTTATGGCCACTTCTCTATGGTACTAGTTGTTGCTTCATTGAATTTGCTTCTTTAATAGGATCACGATTCGACTTTGATCGTTATGGACTGGTACCACGCTCTAGTCCTAGGCAGGCCGACCTCATTTTAACAGCGGGCACTGTAACTATGAAAATGGCTCCTTCTTTAGTTCGATTATATGAGCAAATGCCCGAACCTAAATATGTTATTGCTATGGGAGCCTGTACAATTACAGGAGGTATGTTCAGTACCGATTCTTATAGTACTGTTCGGGGCGTTGATAAACTAATTCCTGTGGATGTCTATTTGCCGGGTTGTCCGCCTAAACCAGAAGCTGTTATAGATGCTATAACAAAACTTCGTAAGAAAATATCTCGCGAAATCTATGAGGATCGAATTAGTTATCAACGAGAGAATAGATGTTTTACTACCAACC includes these proteins:
- the psbA gene encoding photosystem II protein D1, giving the protein MTAILERRDSENLWGRFCNWITSTENRLYIGWFGVLMIPTLLTATSVFIIAFIAAPPVDIDGIREPVSGSLLYGNNIISGAIIPTSAAIGLHFYPIWEAASVDEWLYNGGPYELIVLHFLLGVACYMGREWELSFRLGMRPWIAVAYSAPVAAATAVFLIYPIGQGSFSDGMPLGISGTFNFMIVFQAEHNILMHPFHMLGVAGVFGGSLFSAMHGSLVTSSLIRETTENESANEGYRFGQEEETYNIVAAHGYFGRLIFQYASFNNSRSLHFFLAAWPVVGIWFTALGISTMAFNLNGFNFNQSVVDSQGRVINTWADIINRANLGMEVMHERNAHNFPLDLAAVEAPSING
- the matK gene encoding maturase K, with product MKEYQVYLERARSRQQDFLYPLIFREYIYGLAYSQNFKRSSFVENLGYDSKYSLLIVKRLISRMYQQNHLIISANDSNKNPFWGYNKNFNSQIISEGFAIVVEIPFFLQSGSSLKESEIIKSYKNLRSIHSVFPFLEDKFTYLNYVSDIRIPYPIHLEILVQILRYWVKDAPFFHLLRLFVYNFCNWNSFITTKKSIYTFSKSNPRLFLFLYNFYVWEYESIFLFLRNKSSHLRLKSFSVFFERIFFYAKREHLVEVFAKDFPYTLKFFKDPLIHYVRYQGKSILASRNAPILMNKWKHYFLHLWQCFFDVWSQPGTIKINQLSQHSFQLLGYFSNVRLNRSVVRSHMLQNTFLIEIVRKKLDIIVPIIPLIRSLAKGKFCNVLGHPISKPVWADSSDLDIIDRFLRICRNLSHYYNGSSKKKSLYQIKYILRLSCIKTLACKHKSTVRAFLKRSGSEELLEEFFTEEEEILSFIFPRDSSTLQRLHRNRINRIWYLDILFSNDLVNHE
- the rbcL gene encoding ribulose-1,5-bisphosphate carboxylase/oxygenase large subunit is translated as MSPQTETKASVGFKAGVKDYKLTYYTPDYETKDTDILAAFRVTPQPGVPPEEAGAAVAAESSTGTWTTVWTDGLTSLDRYKGRCYHIEPVPGEESQFIAYVAYPLDLFEEGSVTNMFTSIVGNVFGFKALRALRLEDLRIPNAYVKTFQGPPHGIQVERDKLNKYGRPLLGCTIKPKLGLSAKNYGRAVYECLRGGLDFTKDDENVNSQPFMRWRDRFLFCAEAIYKSQAETGEIKGHYLNATAGTCEEMIKRAVFARELGVPIVMHDYLTGGFTANTSLSHYCRDNGLLLHIHRAMHAVIDRQKNHGMHFRVLAKALRLSGGDHIHSGTVVGKLEGEREITLGFVDLLRDDFVEKDRSRGIYFTQDWVSLPGVLPVASGGIHVWHMPALTEIFGDDSVLQFGGGTLGHPWGNAPGAVANRVALEACVQARNEGRDLAREGNEIIRDAAKWSPELAAACEVWKEIKFEFEAMDTL
- the atpB gene encoding ATP synthase CF1 beta subunit; translation: MKITPTTSDTEVSALEKKNLGRVVQIIGPVLDVVFPPGKMPNIYNALIVQGRDTVGQQINVTCEVQQLLGNNRIRAVAMSATDGLKRGMEVIDTGAPLSVPVGGATLGRIFNVLGEPIDNLGPVDTRTTSPIHRSAPAFIQLDTKLSIFETGIKVVDLLAPYRRGGKIGLFGGAGVGKTVLIMELINNIAKAHGGVSVFGGVGERTREGNDLYMEMKESGVINEKNIAESKVALVYGQMNEPPGARMRVGLTALTMAEYFRDVNEQDVLLFIDNIFRFVQAGSEVSALLGRMPSAVGYQPTLGTEMGSLQERITSTKEGSITSIQAVYVPADDLTDPAPATTFAHLDATTVLSRGLAAKGIYPAVDPLDSTSTMLQPRIVGEEHYETAQRVKETLQRYKELQDIIAILGLDELSEEDRLTVARARKIERFLSQPFFVAEVFTGSPGKYVALEETIRGFKLILSGELDSLPEQAFYLVGNIDEATAKAANLT
- the atpE gene encoding ATP synthase CF1 epsilon subunit; the protein is MTLNLCVLTPNRIVWDSEVKEIILSTNSGQIGVLKNHAPIATAVDIGILRIRLNDQWVTMALMGGFARIGNNEITILVNDAEKGSDIDPQEAQQTLKIAEANLNKAEGKRQTIEANLALRRARTRVEAIISI
- the ndhC gene encoding NADH dehydrogenase subunit 3, translating into MFLLYEYDIFWTFLIISILIPILAFLISGILAPIRKGPEKLSSYESGIEPMGDAWLQFQIRYYMFALVFVVFDVETVFLYPWAMSFDVLGVSVFIEALIFVLILIVGSVYAWRKGALEWS
- the ndhK gene encoding NADH dehydrogenase subunit K translates to MNSIEFPVLDQKTKNSVISTTLNDLSNWSRLSSLWPLLYGTSCCFIEFASLIGSRFDFDRYGLVPRSSPRQADLILTAGTVTMKMAPSLVRLYEQMPEPKYVIAMGACTITGGMFSTDSYSTVRGVDKLIPVDVYLPGCPPKPEAVIDAITKLRKKISREIYEDRISYQRENRCFTTNHKLDVGRSTHTGNYNQGLFYQPPSISEITSDTFFKYKKVQYPTTNEKVN